The genomic region AAAACAAAACGATAAGAAAATGGCTACTCAGTTTGACGAGAACACTGTGATCACTATTTTTGGTGCTTCAGGTGatttatcaaagaagaaaacgttTCCTGCATTATTCGGGTTATATCGTGAAGGATATTTGAATCCAACTACAAAAATTATTGGGTATGCGCGTTCCAAGTTGAGCAACGAGGATTTAAGAGAAAAGGTAAAGCCATTTTTAAAGAAACCTAACGGAGCTAAGGATGATGCTAAAGTCAATGAATTTTTATCGATGGTTTCTTACCATGCTGGTCCGTatgattctgatgaagGTTACTTGGAGTTGAAAAAGATTATCGAAGAGTTTGAGGCTGAAAAAAAGGTCGATGAACCTCATAGACTCTTTTACTTAGCCTTGCCTCCTAGTATTTTCATTGACGTGTGTTCGAAACTAAAGGAAAACCTATACACAGAATCTGGAATTCAAAGGGTTATTGTGGAAAAGCCTTTTGGTCACGATCTACAGTCTGCTACTGAATTACAGGAGAAGTTGGCGCCATTGTTTTCCGAGGACGAATTGTTCAGAATTGATCATTATTTGGGTAAAGAGATGGTAAAAAATCTATTGTTGATGAGATTCGGTAACACTTTCTTGAACGCCGCTtggaacaaagaaaatatacaaTCTGTTCAGGTGGTTTTCAAGGAACCATTTGGAACTGAAGGTCGTGGTGGTTACTTCGATTCAATTGGTATTATAAGAGATGTGATGCAGAATCATTTGCTACAAGTGTTAACTCTATTGACGATGGAAAGACCAGTATCTTTCGACCCAGAATCTGTACGTGACGAAAAGGTCAAGGTTTTGAAAGCATTCTCTCCAATTGATCATGACGATATATTGATAGGCCAATACGGAAGATCTGTGGATGGTAGCAAGCCTAGCTACCTAGATGATGAAACTGTCAAAGAGGACTCCAAGTGTGTCACCTTTGCAGCAATCGGATTCAAAATTGCAAATGAACGTTGGGATGGAGTTCCCATCGTTATGAGAGCAGGAAAAGCGTTGAACGAAGGTAAAGTAGAAATCAGAATCCAGTTCAGAAGAGTTGCATCTGGCATGTTCACTGATATTCCTAATAATGAATTGGTTATTAGAATTCAACCAAATGAAGCCATCTACTTGAAGTGTAATGCCAAAACACCTGGTCTTGCGAATGAAAACCAAACCACAGAACTAGACTTGACTTACTCAGAGAGATACAAAAACTATTGGATTCCTGAAGCATATGAATCTTTGATAAGAGATGCCCTTTTAGGAGATCATTCAAATTTCGTCAGAGACGATGAATTAGACGTAAGCTGGAAGCTATTTACTCCATTGCTTAATTACTTGGAAGGACCAGATGGACCTCAACCAAAGATCTATCCATATGGCTGTAGAAGCCCTGACGGACTCGTTGAGTTTTTAGCAGACCATGGTTACACCTTTTCCAAACCAGGATCCTACCAATGGCCTGTCACCACTCCTAAAATGTAAGGTTATATTATGAATCACTGAAAGCTCTATCGTGTTTATGACATTTTATTTCCAGAACAATATATATcataatatatatgtatatattaaTTCTATGGTAATGATAATATAGAAAACTGGATTTCTAACCTTTTTGTTCGCGGAAATGAGTTTAAAAATACAGGAGATGACCTCCTTAAACTTGAAAGTTCGGGAAGTAATCATAGTTCAATTGGTTCTGTTTctatttttgataaaattTCTAATGTCTTCCAAGGAGTTTATCTGCTGTTGTTCGGCTTGATCCAGTAGATCTGATAAATATTTTGGCACCATTGAGAGTTTTTCATTATTAGTTATGAGGTAACCTATTGCCTCAATCGCAATGAAGTattcttcagcttcattGTTGGCAAACGCATCCACATAGGTTTCAGCTTGGGTCGTCGTTTGGAAGTTAGAAACATTGTCTGCTTCTCGATATAAGACGTTTGGAGCGATAACTGTTGATAGATTATGAATATCCATTTTGGATCCGCTATGACCGTCGACATGAGAAAACGAGGACGCCCAGtaaaggaaagaaaagataacCTCAGCAACATTTCGGTAGTATCTTGGAAGCATGGTATATAATAATTCCAAGgctctttctttccttttctgATCAGATAATTTTGTCGCATTGATCCAATGATTGTAAAGACTGAAAGTAAGAAGAGGATTCGGTAGCTCTCTCAAAAACTTTTTTAGTAAGTCAGACAGTTGGATTACATTTTCTTTAGATAGATCCGGACAATGTTGTGGTTGATTGTCTATTTCCTCCACCAGAAGTTTCAAGCGTCTTATATTCCCATTTTTACGGAAAACTCCTTCAACAGACATATCCAATTGACGTAAACTTGATATTAGCTCGTCTACAAGGATTGGAATTTTGAGTTTTGAGGGCCCCACACCCAAGTCTGACTCTACTCCACAATGTGATGTGAGGTACTCCAAAGGTGTTCCAAATACTTTCTTGTATGAGgatttttttgattcttttccGCCCATAATCGTTTTGAACTTTGTCCATAGACCGTTATTATTCGACATCTTGTGAGGAAAATCTGGCGGTTTTATCTGTTGCATATCAAATCCTTCGCTATTAAGTAACGAAAAGGCAATAATTTGTAAAATATAATATTGCTCTGAAGTCAGTTCTGAATAATAGATATTACTATTCGTAGCTTTTTTGGTTGGCACGTTATCACCTGAAGCTGTAAAATCTTTGTTGGTGCCCGGAATCAATTCCCTTGATTTTTCAGTAGCTACTATTCGAGAAATATCATCTAAAGTCAGGGATTTAGTTCCTTCGAAAATTGTACTTTGTTTTTTAATATTACGTTGGTCGGTTTGTATAACCAGATCTTTCTCGCCAGCGATATCTTGATCAACCCTACgttcttctgtttcaattaCACGAGATTGCCTCACCTCTTCCTTGTTGCATGAAACCTTCATGCTTGTTCTTCTATATTTCAACCTTTTAACGTCGTTCAGTGTCCGAATATATGTTTGTTGCATAGACTTGTTTCTGATGGCGTTTTTAGAAGTATTAGCGTAATCTGAGTTATATTTCATAACAGTTTTTGATCTGACTAAGGCAATTTGGAGCAGAAATATTAGCTGTTCCAAACAACTGACAGACTTAAACCCTACTTTGGAATTAGGATCATCCACAGAACATCTGCCACAATGTACCTCAGAAGTTTTGTCGTTGTAAGCTGCTTCTGATAGCTCATGGTTatcaatgaatttattACAAACTGAGCAACGAAGGCATTCTTTGTGCCAGCGCCGTATTCCATGTTTGATACATGCATCTTTAATATATTTCCCACAGTAAGTGCATGAGTCCGTCGCGTTTATAGTAATGTTTATGTATTCAAAAGGCTGCTCTTGATaatcttcatttttttctatcTCCCTCAGATATTTGAGTAGTGCACTGGAAGATTTGGTCATTTTACAGTATTCTAGCGCATTAGTTAGGCTATCTCGTATCAGAAGCTTCAAAAACTGAGCAATGCCTGTAATGACGCTTATGAATGAGTTTACATCAACATCATTTTCTGAATTGCTGCTACTAGTGATCTTCCTGAGTAGTTGCAGATAAATCATTATTTTAGTAGAAAGCTTGTTTGGTATTTTGGTTTGcattttgataaaagtCTTAAGCTTTTGGTCTGACCTCAATCCTGGATGGTCATTCGCTGAGAAAGATAATTTGGTTTGATAGATTCTTAGGGTATCGAGGGAATCTATGGCTTTCAAAAGACAACTGACCTTCAAAACCAGCAAAGCCGAAGCGTCTAATCCATTGTTTTGGTCTAAGCCCGTAAGGTACTGAAACATATCAGAAACACAGTTTGCAGTTTCCTCCTCGAAACGATATAAAACAGTCCAAATTTTTGATAGCGTTTTATTGAAAGTCAGAATATTACAATCCATTTCTTTTAAGTCTGGGTGATTGTCATTCTCTGCATTGTATTCTTCAATGCGATACACCTTCAAATTCGGTAGCCCAAAATCTTCAGGGGAAATAGTAACATGCCAATATTTGTGAATACCGTAACATTCTGTATGCCAACATTCCATTTTATCACCTTTTTGGAATTCAATATACTGGTCTGATATCGGATAGCCACATCCTTCACATCGCCTCGAGAGGTACTTTAGGAAATGATACTTGCAGTAAAGGTTGTCGTAATGATGAAAACACTCGTCTACTTTGCATTTTTCACCACAAAGGGAACAGCAAAAATGCTGCTCATCGTAGAGTTTTCCAAAGGTATTGAAATAAATGCCACTTAATGGTTCCTTGCAAACGGAGCATAATAGGTTATTTCGTGTGAAATAATGCTTTTGACATAACAGAACGGTTTCTTTCGAATCGGGCAGGTCATAAGGAAAGTATTTTGGTTTGCAGATAGCCCCGCAATCATAACACACAAGGCAGTTTTCGTGGTAGTG from Kluyveromyces lactis strain NRRL Y-1140 chromosome D complete sequence harbors:
- the ZWF1 gene encoding glucose-6-phosphate dehydrogenase (uniprot|P48828 Kluyveromyces lactis G6PD ZWF Glucose-6- phosphate 1-dehydrogenase), which produces MATQFDENTVITIFGASGDLSKKKTFPALFGLYREGYLNPTTKIIGYARSKLSNEDLREKVKPFLKKPNGAKDDAKVNEFLSMVSYHAGPYDSDEGYLELKKIIEEFEAEKKVDEPHRLFYLALPPSIFIDVCSKLKENLYTESGIQRVIVEKPFGHDLQSATELQEKLAPLFSEDELFRIDHYLGKEMVKNLLLMRFGNTFLNAAWNKENIQSVQVVFKEPFGTEGRGGYFDSIGIIRDVMQNHLLQVLTLLTMERPVSFDPESVRDEKVKVLKAFSPIDHDDILIGQYGRSVDGSKPSYLDDETVKEDSKCVTFAAIGFKIANERWDGVPIVMRAGKALNEGKVEIRIQFRRVASGMFTDIPNNELVIRIQPNEAIYLKCNAKTPGLANENQTTELDLTYSERYKNYWIPEAYESLIRDALLGDHSNFVRDDELDVSWKLFTPLLNYLEGPDGPQPKIYPYGCRSPDGLVEFLADHGYTFSKPGSYQWPVTTPKM
- the LRG1 gene encoding GTPase-activating protein LRG1 (similar to uniprot|P35688 Saccharomyces cerevisiae YDL240W LRG1 Putative GTPase-activating protein (GAP) involved in the Pkc1p-mediated signaling pathway that controls cell wall integrity appears to specifically regulate 1 3-beta-glucan synthesis) is translated as MSRPTIARPHLYNGQLPNTEEVLPNRTESYMAVKSKSSPRPTRQCADCKKPIHSNALKALGSHYHENCLVCYDCGAICKPKYFPYDLPDSKETVLLCQKHYFTRNNLLCSVCKEPLSGIYFNTFGKLYDEQHFCCSLCGEKCKVDECFHHYDNLYCKYHFLKYLSRRCEGCGYPISDQYIEFQKGDKMECWHTECYGIHKYWHVTISPEDFGLPNLKVYRIEEYNAENDNHPDLKEMDCNILTFNKTLSKIWTVLYRFEEETANCVSDMFQYLTGLDQNNGLDASALLVLKVSCLLKAIDSLDTLRIYQTKLSFSANDHPGLRSDQKLKTFIKMQTKIPNKLSTKIMIYLQLLRKITSSSNSENDVDVNSFISVITGIAQFLKLLIRDSLTNALEYCKMTKSSSALLKYLREIEKNEDYQEQPFEYINITINATDSCTYCGKYIKDACIKHGIRRWHKECLRCSVCNKFIDNHELSEAAYNDKTSEVHCGRCSVDDPNSKVGFKSVSCLEQLIFLLQIALVRSKTVMKYNSDYANTSKNAIRNKSMQQTYIRTLNDVKRLKYRRTSMKVSCNKEEVRQSRVIETEERRVDQDIAGEKDLVIQTDQRNIKKQSTIFEGTKSLTLDDISRIVATEKSRELIPGTNKDFTASGDNVPTKKATNSNIYYSELTSEQYYILQIIAFSLLNSEGFDMQQIKPPDFPHKMSNNNGLWTKFKTIMGGKESKKSSYKKVFGTPLEYLTSHCGVESDLGVGPSKLKIPILVDELISSLRQLDMSVEGVFRKNGNIRRLKLLVEEIDNQPQHCPDLSKENVIQLSDLLKKFLRELPNPLLTFSLYNHWINATKLSDQKRKERALELLYTMLPRYYRNVAEVIFSFLYWASSFSHVDGHSGSKMDIHNLSTVIAPNVLYREADNVSNFQTTTQAETYVDAFANNEAEEYFIAIEAIGYLITNNEKLSMVPKYLSDLLDQAEQQQINSLEDIRNFIKNRNRTN